A window from Carassius gibelio isolate Cgi1373 ecotype wild population from Czech Republic chromosome B3, carGib1.2-hapl.c, whole genome shotgun sequence encodes these proteins:
- the LOC127952542 gene encoding gastrula zinc finger protein XlCGF57.1 isoform X2 translates to MRCTALCLQRVIHAHQEMFIEESEANEELSEDEENHHVRTEEKPLSCSQTKQKVLQNRAKKSFTCPQCGKSLIRKNSLVLHMRVHTGEKPFTCDQCGKSFTQSSSLKYHMNNHTGEKPHNCSHCDKRFSRSGDLKTHERIHTGEKPYTCDQCGKSFTRSLSLKKHMIIHTGKKPYKCSHCDKRFSQSGYLKAHQRTHTEEKPYTCDQCGKNFVRKGILMTHMKFHTEEKLYTCNQCGKCLTSERNLERHIIVHTGEKLYTCDQCGKSFTQSSRLKRHMNIHTGEKLYSCDQCGKMFLRSSDLKKHLSVHTKEKPHSCYCCGKNFSRISTLKVHQKTHTGVREFMCFVCEKTFISANCLKLHQRIHTGEKPYECSHCDKRFSVSSSLKRHKRIHTGEKPYHCTACGKCFKHSSALHSHTKNYHKLIEETEENKESSEVEEKNQVKTGEVQSTKLNHQTVNI, encoded by the exons AAAGTGAGGCAAATGAAGAATTGAGTGAAGATGAGGAGAATCATCATGTCAGAACTGAAGAAAAACCTTTGAGTTGCtctcaaaccaaacaaaaagtttTACAGAATAGGGCCAAGAAATCTTTCACTTGTcctcaatgtggaaagagtttgataagaaaaaatagtcttgtgcttcacatgagagttcacactggagagaaaccgttcacgtgtgatcagtgcgggaagagtttcacacaatcaTCAAGCCTTAAGTATCACATGAACaaccacactggagagaaaccacacaactgttcacactgtgacaagagattcagtcggtcaggagatctaaaaacacatgagaggatccacactggagagaaaccgtacacatgtgatcagtgtgggaagagtttcacacgatCATTAAGCCTTAAGAAACACATGATCATCCACACTGGAAAGAAACcctacaagtgttcacactgtgacaagagattcagtcagtctgGATACCTGAAAGCACACCAGAGGACCCACACTGAAGAGAAACcgtacacatgtgatcaatgtggGAAGAATTTTGTACGGAAAGGAATCCTTATGACACATATGAAATTTCATACAGAAGAGAAACTGTACACATGTAATCAATGTGGAAAGTGTTTGACAAGCGAAAGAAATCTTGAGCGTCACATAAttgttcatactggagagaaactgtacacttgtgatcaatgtgggaagagtttcacacaatcaTCACGCCTTAAGAGACACATGAATATCCATACTGGAGAGAAGCTGTactcatgtgatcagtgtggcaAAATGTTTTTGAGGTCTTCAGACCTGAAGAAGCACCTGAGTGTTCATACCAAGGAGAAGCCACATTCATGTTATTGTTGTGGAAAGAACTTTTCACGTATTTCAACTTTGAAAGTGCATCAGAAAACACACACTGGTGTGAGAGAGTTCATGTGCTTTGTGTGTGAAAAGACTTTCATTTCAGCAAACTGTTTAAAACTGCaccagaggattcacactggagaaaaaccttatgagtgttcacattgtgacaagagattcagtgtgtcatcaagtctgaaaagacacaagaggatccacactggagagaaaccgtatcactgcactGCATGTGGGAAATGTTTCAAACATTCATCTGCTCTACACAGTCATACAAAAAACTATCACA agtTGATTGAAGAAACCGAGGAGAATAAGGAATCCAGTGAAGTTGAGGAGAAAAATCAAGTCAAAACTGGAGAAGTGCAGAGTACCAAACTAAATCACCAAAcagtaaatatttaa
- the LOC127952517 gene encoding zinc finger protein 271 yields MVFVKEENMSEPETWRIKHEEPETWRIKHEEPETWRIKQEEPETCRLNEEEPETYRIKQEEPETWKIKQDQGELIEENVDNEELGEVEEKNHVETGEKHLSCSQTKQKDLKKIKAKKSFTCPQCGKSLTSKTSLERHMKIHTGAKVYSCDQCGQIFLRASDLKKHLRVHTPDKPHSCSLSGNSFSQPIHFTHTGVREYVCFECEKTFTTPSSLKQHQKIHTGEKPYKCSHCDKRFRDLTHLKIHERIHTGEKLFTCDQCGKSFAQTGQLREHMKVHTGEKPFTCDQCGKRFTQSSSLKSHMKIHTGEKLYSCDECDKTFLRASDLKNHLRVHTKEKPHSCHLCGKSFSCLQYLTLHQKIHAAVREYMCFECEKTFTTARCLKQHQRIHTGEKPYECSHCDKRFSVSSNLKTHERIHTGEKPYHCTACGKSFKHSSALHRHTKKIHKLIEENVDNEELREVEEKNHVETGEKHLSCSQTKQKDLKKIRAKKSFTCTQCGKRLTSKTSLELHMKIHTGEKPYSCDQCGQIFLRALVLKKHLKVHTPDKAHSCSLSGKSFSQPIHLKVNQKMHTAVREYVCSECEKTFTTATSLKQHQMNHTGEKPYKCSHCDKRFRDSTHLKIHERIHTGEKLFTCDQCGKSFAQTGQLTEHMKVHTGEKPFTCDQCGKRFTQSAHLKSHLKIHTGEKPYTCDQCGKSFTQKGSLRVHMRLHTGEKLYTCNLCGQSFMQLSTLNDHRNIHTGEKPYSCDECNKTFLRASDLKNHLRVHTKEKPHSCHLCGKRFSCLQYLNVHQKIHAAVREFMCFECEKTFTTAKCLKLHQRIHTGEKPYECSHCDKRFSVSSNLKKHERIHTGEKPYHCTTCGKCFNNSSALHRHTKNIHKLIEETEENKESSELEEKNQVKTGDKI; encoded by the exons atggtgtttgttaaagaggagaacatgagtgaaccagaaacctggagaataaaacacgaggaaccagaaacctggagaataaaacacgaggaaccagaaacctggagaataaaacaggaggaaccagaaacctgcagatTAAatgaagaggaaccagaaacctacagaataaaacaagaggaacctgAAACCTGGAAAATAAAACAGGATCaaggag AGTTGATTGAAGAAAATGTGGATAATGAAGAACTAGGTGAAGTTGAGGAGAAAAATCATGTCGAAACAGGAGAAAAACATTTGAGTtgctctcaaaccaaacagaaagatttaaagaaaataaaagccaagaaatctttcacctgtcctcagtgtggaaagagtttgacATCCAAAACAAGTCTTGAGCGTCACATGAAGATCCACACTGGAGCAAAAGTTTactcatgtgatcagtgcgggcaAATATTTTTGAGGGCTTCTGATCTGAAGAAACACCTGAGAGTTCATACACCGGACAAGCCACATTCGTGTAGCTTGTCAGGAAATAGTTTTTCACAGCCAATACATTTCACACATACTGGTGTGAGAGAGTAcgtgtgctttgagtgtgaaaagacATTTACTACACCAAGCAGTTTAAAACAGCACCAgaagattcacactggagaaaaaccttataagtgttcacactgtgacaagagattcagagaCTTAACACATctgaaaatacatgagaggatccacactggagaaaaactgttcacatgtgatcagtgcggaaaGAGTTTTGCACAAACAGGACAACTTAGAGAGCATATGAaggttcatactggagagaagccattcacttgtgatcagtgcggAAAGAGATTCACACAATCATCAAGTCTTAAAAGCCACAtgaaaatccacactggagagaaactgtaCTCATGTGATGAATGTGACAAAACATTTTTGAGGGCTTCAGATCTGAAGAATCACCTGAGAGTTCATACAAAGGAGAAgccacattcatgtcatttgtgtggaaagagtttttcatgTTTACAATATTTAACACTGCACCAGAAAATACATGCTGCTGTTAGAGAGTACATGTGTTTcgagtgtgaaaagacttttactACAGCAAGGTGTTTAAAACAGCaccagaggattcacactggagagaaaccttatgagtgttcacactgtgacaagagattcagtgtgtcatcaaatctgaaaacacatgagaggatccacactggagagaaaccgtatcactgcactgcatgtgggaagagtttcaaaCATTCATCTGCTCTACacagacatacaaaaaaaattcaca AGTTGATTGAAGAAAATGTGGATAATGAAGAACTGCGTGAAGTTGAGGAGAAAAATCATGTTGAAACAGGAGAAAAACATTTGAGTtgctctcaaaccaaacagaaagatttaaagaaaataagagccaagaaatctttcacctgcactcagtgtggaaagagactGACATCCAAAACAAGTCTAGAGCTTCACATgaagatccacactggagagaaaccgtactcatgtgatcagtgcgggcaAATATTTTTGAGGGCTTTAGTTCTGAAGAAACACCTGAAAGTTCATACACCCGACAAGGCACATTCATGTAGCTTGTCAGGAAAGAGTTTTTCACAGCCaatacatttaaaagttaatCAGAAAATGCATACTGCTGTGAGAGAGTATGTGTGCTctgagtgtgaaaagacttttactACAGCGACCAGTTTAAAACAGCACCAGATGaatcacactggagaaaaaccttataagtgttcacactgtgacaagagatttagAGATTCAACACATctgaaaatacatgagaggatccacactggagagaaactgttcacatgtgatcagtgcggaaaGAGTTTTGCACAAACAGGACAACTTACAGAGCATATGAaggttcatactggagagaagccattcacttgtgatcagtgtgggaagagatTCACACAATCAGCACATCTTAAGAGCCACTtgaaaatccacactggagagaaaccgtacacatgtgatcagtgcgggaagagtttcacacaaaaAGGAAGCCTTAGGGTACATATGAGacttcatactggagagaaactgtACACATGTAATCTTTGTGGACAGAGTTTCATGCAGTTATCAACCCTTAATGATCACAgaaacatccacactggagagaaaccgtactcATGTGATGAAtgcaacaaaacatttttgaGGGCTTCAGATCTGAAGAATCACCTGAGAGTTCATACAAAGGAGAAgccacattcatgtcatttgtgtggaaagagATTTTCATGTTTACAATATTTAAACGTGCACCAGAAAATACATGCTGCTGTTAGAGAGttcatgtgctttgagtgtgaaaaaACTTTTACTACAGCAAAGTGTTTAAAACTGCaccagaggattcacactggagaaaaaccttatgagtgttcacactgtgacaagagattcagtgtgtcatcaaatctgaaaaaacacgagaggatccacactggagagaaaccgtatcactgcactACATGCGGGAAGTGTTTCAATAATTCATCTGCTCTACACAGACATACAAAAAACATTCACA agcTGATCGAAGAAACCGAGGAGAATAAAGAATCAAGTGAACTCGAGGAGAAAAATCAAGTCAAAACTGGAGACAAAATTTAG
- the LOC127952584 gene encoding zinc finger protein 239 gives MKHTEDTEEQTDLNEKTKIKEEPSEVEVKNHAKTGENPLSCSQTKQKALKKRGPKKSFTCTQCGKSLTNKHHVVLHMRVHTGEKPFTCDQCGKSFARSANLKRHMNVHTGEKPYKCSHCDKRFSRSSNLKTHKRIHTGEKPHTCDQCGKSFTIKGRLRDHMRIHTGEKLFTCDQCGKSFTQSSNLKDHRNIHTREKLYSCDECDKTFLRTSDLKKHLRVHSNVKPHSCHLCGKSFSCLENAKKHQKIHTGMRDHVCFECGRTFTTVEHLKLHWRIHTGEKPYKCSHCVKRFSRSGTLKIHERIHTGEKPYKCSHCDKRFSASGDLKTHERIHTGEKPYHCTECGKRFNYASSLHIHTKKHSQ, from the exons ATGAAACACACTGAAgatactgaagaacaaacag ATTTGAATGAAAAAACCAAGATAAAAGAAGAACCGAGTGAAGTTGAGGTGAAAAATCATGCTAAAACTGGAGAAAATCCTTTGAGTtgctctcaaaccaaacagaaagCTTTAAAGAAAAGAGGCCCCAAGAAATCattcacctgcactcagtgtggaaagagtttgacaaacaaacatcatgttgtgcttcacatgagagttcacactggagaaaaaccattcacatgtgatcagtgcgggaagagtttcgcAAGATCAGCAAACCTTAAGAGACACATGAATGTCCAcacaggagagaaaccttacaagtgttcacactgtgacaagagattcagtcggtcatcaaatctgaaaacacacaagaggatccacactggagagaaaccacacacatgtgatcagtgcgggaagagtttcacaatAAAAGGACGTCTTAGAGACCATATGaggatccacaccggagagaaacttTTCACTTGTGATCaatgcgggaagagtttcacacaatcaTCAAACCTTAAAGATCACAGGAACATCCACACCAGAGAGAAACTGTACTCATGTGATGAATGTGACAAAACATTTTTGAGGACTTCAGATCTGAAAAAACACCTGAGAGTTCATTCGAATGTGAAGCCACactcatgtcatttgtgtggaaaaaGCTTTTCATGtttagaaaatgcaaaaaaacatcagaaaatacatactggtATGAGAGATCATGTGTGCTTTGAGTGTGGGAGGACTTTTactacagttgaacatttaaaacTGCACtggaggattcacactggagagaaaccttacaagtgttcacactgtgtcaagagattcagtcggtcaGGAACCctgaaaatacatgagaggattcacactggagagaaaccttacaagtgttcacactgtgacaagagattcagtgcttCTGGagacctgaaaacacatgagaggattcacactggagagaaaccgtatcactgcactGAATGTGGGAAGCGTTTTAATTATGCATCTTCTCTACACATTCatacaaaaaaacattcacagtAA